The segment GAAGGAGAGCTACAGGGAACAGTTTCAGAGATTGGATTGCAGGTGAATCAGCAGCAAGTCTTTAGTAACCAGCCAGGAGAAAACCTCGATCGCCGAGTGATTGATGTGAAAATTCGCCTAAATCCAGTAGCAAGCCGAAAAGTTTCCAGCCTGACGAATTTACAAGTTCAGACTTCGATTCTGCTGAACTAATGGATAACGAACGTTCGATTTAAGGAGTGAGAGATGGACATTGTTAAACTAAAGCCTTCAGATTTTGCGATCGCATCGGATCAGCTTTCAGCAGCATTTAATCAAGATCCGCTCATCGGTTACTTCTTACCCGAAGAAGCATCTGCTAGGTTAAATGCCCTCAAGCACATGGCTCGCGCTTTGTTGAACTATGGTCAGCCTTACAATCAAATTTATACAACTGCTGAAACGCCAAAAGGGGCTGCAGTTTGGCTGCCCCCAGAAGCTTCTCAGTTTACTTTGTCGAAGGGGTGGCAGGCAGTGGTATCAGGATTGATCACTGTTCCGTTCTATATCCGTTGGGATCGAA is part of the Leptolyngbya boryana PCC 6306 genome and harbors:
- a CDS encoding GNAT family N-acetyltransferase produces the protein MDIVKLKPSDFAIASDQLSAAFNQDPLIGYFLPEEASARLNALKHMARALLNYGQPYNQIYTTAETPKGAAVWLPPEASQFTLSKGWQAVVSGLITVPFYIRWDRIGDLLSFVGTEIQLQTKNASEPHWHLTLLGVSPAYQGQGIGGKLLQPVLQEADRTKLPCYLETSTTGAVRFYQRHGFEIVHQGTFAGREYWAMKRSPQGG